In Pseudobacteroides sp., the genomic window CAATACTAAATGGTCCCTTACAGGTTCTGCCTTAAGACTAAAAGCTACTACCGGGAAGGATTTTTGGAATGCCAGAAACAGTTTAACTCAAAAAGGCCAAGGTCTAATAAGTACCGGCACCATTAAAATCGATTGCAGTCAAATGCAGCCTGGGGATATAGCGGGATTGGGAATGCTGGGCGATCCACGTGGCTATATTGCTGTAACCAAGGATCCCAAACGTATAATAATGTCAGAAGAAGAAAGCGTAAAAGCAACTGTCAATAATATAACTTCAAATATTTTGTATTTTAGGATAGAAATGAATTTTGGTAACAAGCAAGCCAAGTTTTTCTGGAAAGATGACACTAGGGATTGGCAACAGCTTGGAACAACAATAACCATGGGCTTTGACTGGCAGTATGGCACCTTCCAGGGTGAACAGTATGCTATTTTGAATTTTAATCCTTCAGGAAGTTCCGGTTATGTGGATGTTGACTGGTTTAGACTAAATGATGAACCGGGACCAAGTGGGAATCAAACACCAACACCCTCGCTGACACCTACGGCAACACCTACACCTGGTCAGATATCGGCTTTTACACAAACCGAAGCTGAGAGTTACAATGACCAGTTGGGAATCCAAACTGAAGCCTGCAGTGAAGGTGGAGAGGATGTTGGTTATATCGAGAATGGGGATTATATTGTTTACAAAAATGTTGATTTTGGCACTGGTGCGTCAAATTTCCAAGCTAGAGTAGCCAGCGGCACAAGCGGAGGCAATATTGAGTTAAGGCTTGATAGTATTAACGGTACCTTAGTAGGAACTTGTCCGGTTACCGGAAGCGGTGATTGGCAGACCTGGATTGATGCAATGTGTAATGTTAGTGGTGCAAGCGGTACCCATGACCTTTATTTAAAATTCACAGGTGGTAGCGGTTATCTGTTTAATTTGAACTGGTGGAAATTTAATGCTGTTTCATCACCCGCTTCAACACCTACACCTACATCTACAATCAGCATTGACGTAAACCATGACGGTGTTATAAACATGGCTGATGTAATACTATTAGCAGGTGGATTTAATTCAGTCCGAGGCGAATCAAGATATGTTGCAGCATATGACTTGAACAATGACGGTGCAATAAACATTTCTGATGTAATAATTATTGCAGGCAACTTCAACAAGATAATAACTCCTGCAACACCAATTTCTGCAACACCAACTCCAACTGCAAAACAGACACCAACTTCAACAGCTGCTGCCAAATTCCATTGTTTTCTGCTTTTGGGACAATCTAATATGGCAGGATATGCAAAGACCCAAGCCTCTGATAAGGTAGAAGACCCCCGAGTGCTCGTATTGGGATATGATAATAACTCAGCACTCGGCCGAGTAACAGATCAGTGGGATGTGGCATGTCCACCTCTGCATCCTGCCTGGCTTGACGCCGTAGGCCCTGGAGACTGGTTTGGCAAGAGCATGATACAGAAAGTTCCGGCGGGTGATACTATTGGGCTGATACCGTGTGCTATCAGCGGTGAAAAGATAGAGACTTTTATGAAGGTGGGAGGTACCAAATATAGCTGGATTATCAATCGTGCAAAACTTGCACAGCAAAAGGGAGGCATCATTGAAGGCATCATTTTCCACCAGGGCGAATCAAATAGTGGTGACCCCAGTTGGCCTGGTAAGGTAAAAACACTAGTAGAAGACCTTAGAAAAGATCTGAACCTTGGTAACGTTCCTTTTCTCCCAGGTGAACTGCTTTACAGTGGTCCTTGTGCAGGACACAATACATTGGTAAATCAGTTGCCTTCTTTAATTACCAATTGCTATGTAGTTTCAGCACAAGGCCTGGTTCAAGATCCTTCCGATACAACGTATCGTTTGCATTTTAGTCATGATTCATCAGTTGAATTGGGAAAACGGTATGCTGAAAAAATGATTCAAGCCCTTGGCTGGTAATATGGTTTCAAGCTAGAGCACCCGATAGTAGACAAAATTTATCATAGGATGCTCTTAAATGTCTAGGAAATTATGGTGTCTTTTAAAGGTTGAAATGCAGTCTTAGTGTGGGTTACAGACACCATAATTTCTCATGACAACAATAAAAGTTGAAAAAATCATTTCATGATTTTATTTAATTAAAAAAAAGCGGGGATTTATATGGATTTATTGGGGACATGGGTATTACGTTTTGCATTTGCAAGCGGTCTTGTATCGTTATTATTGTTAATTTTTAAAAAGGAGACAGAAGTAAGAAAAAACTTAGGAATACTGACTGGACTTGTTTCATGTCTGGGGGTCCTGGTATCTTCTTTTCTTCTGATTTATTCACTGGTAAAGGGAGTTTACTCCATTGAATATGTGTATCACAATACTGAAAAATCACTTCCGTTAATATATAAAATCTCAGCTTTTTGGTCTGGAAGTGCAGGTTCAATGCTGTTTTGGACCTCAGTATTTGCAGTTTTGCTTATCATTGTCTACATGAAAAACACAGATAAAAGCTCTACCAAAATGGTATTTGGCATCATAATATTTGTCATGACGCTTTTTATGTTTGTTGTAACCTTTATAAATAATCCATTTAAGCATGTGTCGGAGCAGACAGATGGTTTTGGCCTTAATCCAGCTCTCCAAAGCATTGGAATGGTCTTTCATCCTCCAGTTATCATAGTAGCTTTTTCATTTTTCTTTATCGCTTTTTGTTACCAGCTTTTTGACCTTAGGGAAAAAAACTCATCAAATGGCTATGTTATATGGAAATGGGCAGTATGGGGGTGGATACTTCTTACTGCCGGAATTGTTTCTGGTGGGTTATGGGCATATACCGAGCTTGGCTGGGGAGGTTACTGGGCATGGGACCCCATAGAGAACTCATCCTTGGTAAACTGGCTGTTTGCTACAGCCTTTTTGCATGGTATTAGTGGGAAAGACAACGGATACGGCAGACAAAGGATCAACTTTATGCTGATAACCTTAACAGCATTTACCATACTTGTTGGAACATTCTTTGCAAGAAGCGGCTTGTTAAAATCAGTACATGCATACAGCAGTAAGGGTGTAACCATAGTTTTCGGAGGAGTTTTGATAGTCCTGGCTGTATTAATTGTTTTCACATACTACAGAATTAAAAGGTTACATAAAGATGATGCAAAAAACGGAACTGAGGAAACAGGGTCTAAGCTCAAAAAAGTATTTTGGTCTTTTATTAAGCCAGCAAATCTGTTCACAACTTTATGTGTAATAATAGCTGTTTTGATTTTTGGAGGAACCGCCTTTCCCTTGTTTGGAGGGTTGTTTTCCAAGGATGCTTCGGTAACGTCGACTGCGTTTTATGATTACAGCTTTGGAATCTTCGGCCTTTTGGTGCTTTTATGCCTGGCAGTTTGCCCGGGTTTGTTTTCAGGCAGGAGAATGCTCCTGATCCCTGGTGCAGTCATAGGAATTGCCACTCTAATTATGATGATTGTATTTTCCAATTACGGATATCTTACAATGGTGTCTTTGGCTGTTTGTGCAATGCTTGCAGTCAATTTTGTCATTGAGCTTGCACGAAATTATAAAAAAATTCGAAATAATCCCCGGTATGTATCATTTTCAATCTTACATATTGCACTACTCATCATGGCTCTTGGATTTACAGGCTCCCGGGGAATGTTTTACAGTACAGAAAAAATGCTGGATAAAAACAGCACTTTGGAAATTCACAAATACAGTGTGAAGTACAGGAACTTGTACTGGAAAGAGGAAACAGGGAAAACAACAGCTGTTGCAGTTATTGGAGTCAGCGGGCCTAAAGGCAGGCTTCAATTAAAGCCTGAGCTTGCGTATTATCAAAAGAAGAATATAACTCACTCCCGTGCAATAGTAAAAGCCGGAATATGGGAGGACCTTTATATCATTTTTGAAGGGATTGATGAAAACGACAGAATTTTAATAAAAGTCATGATTTTAAGGTGGGTGAGCCTTGTATGGATCGGAAGCCTTTTGCTGATTGCAGGTGTAATATTGCAGTATTTTGTTAAGCGAAAGGAAATGAGGGCTATTTATCTGCAAAAGAATACATAAGGAGGGTTATTATGGCAAGAGTATCAAAATTGTTATACAGGGTTGCAGTTATTATAATAGTAACAGGGATTATCCTGTCTACCCAGACTTTTACGACCCTGTCGGCGAGTATTGATTTTACCAAATCGGAATTTGCATTTGACAAAATTGTTTTTACCAAGCATCAACCATATTCATTTCCAGGTATTGAGAACCACATGATTGACGGAAGTTTCGGATTTAATGCAGTTAAAGGAGGCGGATTGTATATACTGAATAATGCTTTTTCAGGTAATCCGACGGTAACCGATGTTTTGGCGAATTCCGTTTGTGCAAACGGACGTTATGCAGGAAGGAAGCTTACTGGAGGAGCTTTCTATTCTTTTGATCTGAGCTATGATGCAAAACAGATTGTATTTGCCTACACAGACGCACAAAATTCATATGGTGTTTGGAATCAGAGCACTACCTACCATATTTTCAAGGTGAATGTGGATGGGACAAACCTTACCCAGTTGACTGACGGGGCTTATAACGATTTTGACCCACGCTGGCTTCCTGACGGGAGAATCATTTTCATATCTGAGAGAAGAGGAGGATATGGACGTTGTCACCAGCGTATTGTTCCTACCTTTAATCTTCACACTATGAATGCCGACGGAAGTGACATCAGATGCATCAGTTACCACGAAACAAATGAATGGAGTCCAAGTGTGGATAACAATGGTATGATTATATATACCCGTTGGGACTATATGGATAGGGGTGCTAACCATGCACATTCTGCATGGATAACTACACCTGACGGTCTTGATGCAAGAGCTGTTACCTTGAATTATCCAAACTCGGGACCGAGTTGGTGGACCAATGTGCCGCTTGCACAGATGCACCTAAGAGCCATACCCAATTCCAATAAGTATGTGGGAACGGCGGTTCCTCATCACGCTCAGAACTATGGTGCTCTCATTGTAATTGACCCGGATGTTGAAGATGATGACAATCTGTCCACTATTACAAAGATTACACCCGATGCAAAATACCCCGAAAGCGAAACCGGTATAACAACTGACCAGAAATATGCAACCCCATATCCACTTAGCGAGGATTATTATTTGTGTGTATATGATCCGAATGCCAATACTAATGGCGGTAACAAGCGTTATGGCATATATGCAATAGATACAAAGGGAAATAAATCATTGCTATACAGTGATCCCAATTTTTCCTGTTATGGTCCCATGCCCCTTCGTCCACGTAAGGTGCCTAATATTATTCCAGGCACAGCAAAGCCAACCGGACAAGCTCAAGATGGAGTTGTATCCGTTATGAATGTTTACAATTCACTGCTTCCGCTTCCATCAGGGACAAAGATAAAAGAACTGCGTATATGGCAGGTTTATCCAAAGACCACAACCATGGCCACAGATCCCATGGTAAGCTATGAAAGTACCGAGAGTATATGGGCTGGAAGAAATACCCGGGGACTTTTAGGCTCAGTTCCTGTTGAGTCCGACGGAAGTGCTTCATTCTATATGCCAGCCGGAAGAGCTGTTTTCTTCCAAGCTGTTGACCAGGATGGAACTGCTGTTCAGACCATGAGGTCAGATACATTCCTTATACCGGGTCAAACTAAGTTATACTGCCAAGGTTGCCATGAACCTGGCCGCCAGGCAGCGGTGAACCCGGAAAGTGTACCACTTGCACTAAGAAGAGAGCCATCAAAAATAACTCCTGATCCTTCACAGGGATCAAGGCCTGTGAGCTTTCCAAGACTTATCCAGCCAATCCTGGACAAAAAATGTATATCGTGTCACAACGGTTCCCAGGTGCCTGACCTTAGAAAGGGCACTACAGATGCACAAACCAAATGGTTTAGCTCTTATAAAAATTTGAAACCCTATGTTGCATTATTTGATGGGATTTATCCGGGAGCAGACTGGAATAAAGTCTATCCAAGAACAGAACCCGGAAAATTTGGAGCCAGAGCATCAAAACTTTATCAAAAGCTGAAGACTGGACATGGAAGCCTTACGCAGAGTGAGCTTCACTCATTTATAGTATGGCTGGATTCAGGAATTGCACCCTTCTTTGGAGAATATAAAAATATTGATGCCCAGCTTAGAGGCGAACAGGTAGAACCATCTCTGAATTAAGGCATGGATGAAAAATTACTTCCGCTTTTGAGCGAGTGTTGACGAGTTAAGTCAACACAATAGCCAAATTTATAGCGGAAGTTATTGTTCAGCATGACTAAGGCATGGATGAAAAATAATGAAGGATAGGAGTGTTTAAAATGGATCGAAACGTATTTAAAAAATTGATACCGATGGTTCTATGTATAGCAATAACCGTAACTTTGGGAAGTTTCGTATTTCAGGAAAACAGGAATGGATATTCAGCTGATAATATATATTTTTCTCCGTTTGATACGGAATACTCGTCTGATGGCAGCATGATTGCAGTATCCGATTCAACAAA contains:
- the ccsA gene encoding cytochrome c biogenesis protein CcsA; this encodes MDLLGTWVLRFAFASGLVSLLLLIFKKETEVRKNLGILTGLVSCLGVLVSSFLLIYSLVKGVYSIEYVYHNTEKSLPLIYKISAFWSGSAGSMLFWTSVFAVLLIIVYMKNTDKSSTKMVFGIIIFVMTLFMFVVTFINNPFKHVSEQTDGFGLNPALQSIGMVFHPPVIIVAFSFFFIAFCYQLFDLREKNSSNGYVIWKWAVWGWILLTAGIVSGGLWAYTELGWGGYWAWDPIENSSLVNWLFATAFLHGISGKDNGYGRQRINFMLITLTAFTILVGTFFARSGLLKSVHAYSSKGVTIVFGGVLIVLAVLIVFTYYRIKRLHKDDAKNGTEETGSKLKKVFWSFIKPANLFTTLCVIIAVLIFGGTAFPLFGGLFSKDASVTSTAFYDYSFGIFGLLVLLCLAVCPGLFSGRRMLLIPGAVIGIATLIMMIVFSNYGYLTMVSLAVCAMLAVNFVIELARNYKKIRNNPRYVSFSILHIALLIMALGFTGSRGMFYSTEKMLDKNSTLEIHKYSVKYRNLYWKEETGKTTAVAVIGVSGPKGRLQLKPELAYYQKKNITHSRAIVKAGIWEDLYIIFEGIDENDRILIKVMILRWVSLVWIGSLLLIAGVILQYFVKRKEMRAIYLQKNT
- a CDS encoding sialate O-acetylesterase; translation: MLFERKSNRHFGIKKVLIILVVLCLCILQTVFTYAWQSDNGDGTFTNPPLFADYPDPSIIRVGSDFYLATSTFAGVPGLVICKSQDLVNWEIAGHCISSYTGNAYNMQGGTKYGNGCFAPSIAYKNGTFYVVVTPNGESTRIYYAKDVAGPWSCNVLSGSYFDPALFIEDDGTAYIAYGGAWQNQISMIQLNSSLSATTGASRVILSYNNVEGAHLIKAKGKYYLFNAVPAQRLVCSRSNTLWGPYGETTTLCTAGKGGHQGGIVDLPDGSYWGYVHQDDGAIGRPTRICPITWENDWPKFGRPGYLGQIESKYTKPIANKPIKVPQASDEFNGSTLGLQWMWNHNPDNTKWSLTGSALRLKATTGKDFWNARNSLTQKGQGLISTGTIKIDCSQMQPGDIAGLGMLGDPRGYIAVTKDPKRIIMSEEESVKATVNNITSNILYFRIEMNFGNKQAKFFWKDDTRDWQQLGTTITMGFDWQYGTFQGEQYAILNFNPSGSSGYVDVDWFRLNDEPGPSGNQTPTPSLTPTATPTPGQISAFTQTEAESYNDQLGIQTEACSEGGEDVGYIENGDYIVYKNVDFGTGASNFQARVASGTSGGNIELRLDSINGTLVGTCPVTGSGDWQTWIDAMCNVSGASGTHDLYLKFTGGSGYLFNLNWWKFNAVSSPASTPTPTSTISIDVNHDGVINMADVILLAGGFNSVRGESRYVAAYDLNNDGAINISDVIIIAGNFNKIITPATPISATPTPTAKQTPTSTAAAKFHCFLLLGQSNMAGYAKTQASDKVEDPRVLVLGYDNNSALGRVTDQWDVACPPLHPAWLDAVGPGDWFGKSMIQKVPAGDTIGLIPCAISGEKIETFMKVGGTKYSWIINRAKLAQQKGGIIEGIIFHQGESNSGDPSWPGKVKTLVEDLRKDLNLGNVPFLPGELLYSGPCAGHNTLVNQLPSLITNCYVVSAQGLVQDPSDTTYRLHFSHDSSVELGKRYAEKMIQALGW